In the genome of Pangasianodon hypophthalmus isolate fPanHyp1 chromosome 23, fPanHyp1.pri, whole genome shotgun sequence, one region contains:
- the rhbdf1a gene encoding inactive rhomboid protein 1 isoform X1, with protein sequence MAEPRRDSTSSLQRKKPPWLKLTIPTAQMSLDEPPTFVQPVKRQGFLRSVSMPVETTHFASPTHDLFDHRRPPLQHQTSITQTIKSSRRVRFERINTVPVKGHRAVRRSVRKHQSLSRTLIRGTADWFGVSKDGDATQKWQRKSLRHCSLRYGKLKPHVVRDMELPSQDNISLTSTETPPPLYVPTSQHGIPKIVDPLARGRAFRMVEEVDGYSVPHTPITPGATSLCSFTSSRSGLNRIPRRRKRESVAKMSFRAAAALVKGRSFKESTLRRVHRRSFTPASFIEEDVVDFPDELDTSFFARDGLMQEEMSTFHDEVFESPSDSTTKDVDSKQLDESELTGSALDKNELERSHLMLPLERGWRKAKEGTPAPPKVRLKQEVVSVSGQRRGQRIAVPVKKLFAREKRPYGLGMVGKLTNRTYRKRIDSYVKRQIEDMDDHRPFFTYWITFVHLLITILAVCIYGIAPVGFSQHETVDSVLRNKGVYENVKYVQQENFWIGPSSEALIHLGAKFSPCMRQDQEVHDQIQQKREIERNSACCVRNDRSGCLQTTEEECSSTLAEWVKWPLHPSTPQLDGRPRKYGSVCHQDPRICLEPASVAPHEWPDDITKWPICTRYNTGNHTNLPHIDCTITGRPCCIGTKGRCEITSREYCDFMKGSFHEEATLCSQVHCMDDVCGLLPFLNPEKPDQFYRLWLSLFLHAGILHCLVSVVFQMTILRDIEKLAGWLRISIIYILSGITGNLASAIFLPYRAEVGPAGSQFGILACLFVELFQSWQILAQPWRAFTKLLCVVLFLFAFGLLPWIDNFAHICGFVSGFFLSFAFLPYISFGRMDMYRKRCQILVSLTLFLGIFSGFVVLFYVRPIKCEWCELLTCIPLTDKFCEKYDLNAHLH encoded by the exons ATGGCTGAGCCCAGGCGAGACAGCACCAGCAGCCTACAGAGGAAGAAGCCACCATGGCTCAAACTGACCATTCCGACTGCTCAGATGTCTCTGGACGAACCGCCCACCTTTGTCCAG CCTGTGAAGAGGCAGGGGTTTCTCCGCAGTGTCAGCATGCCTGTCGAAACGACTCATTTTGCGTCCCCAACGCATGACCTTTTTGATCATCGACGACCTCCACTGCAGCACCAGACCTCCATCACACAGACTATTAAGAG TAGCAGGAGGGTCCGCTTTGAGCGGATTAACACAGTGCCCGTTAAGGGTCACCGCGCTGTGCGTCGTAGTGTGAGGAAGCACCAGTCCCTCTCCAGAACCCTGATCAG GGGCACAGCAGACTGGTTTGGGGTTAGCAAGGATGGCGACGCCACACAGAAATGGCAGCGAAAGAGCCTGCGCCACTGCAGTCTGCGCTACGGTAAGCTGAAGCCTCATGTGGTCCGGGACATGGAACTTCCCAGCCAGGACAACATCTCTCTGACCAGTACGGAGACACCACCACCTCTCTATGTACCTACATCCCAGCATGGGATACCAAAG ATCGTGGACCCATTGGCGCGTGGTCGGGCCTTCcgcatggtggaggaagtggaCGGATACAGTGTGCCCCATACGCCCATCACACCTGGTGCCACCTCTCTCTGCTCCTTCACCAGCTCCCGATCCGGCCTCAACCGGATACCTCGCCGACGCAAGCGTGAGTCCGTGGCCAAGATGAGCTTCAGGGCAGCGGCTGCCCTTGTCAAG ggACGCTCATTCAAAGAAAGCACTCTGCGGCGGGTTCACAGACGCAGCTTCACCCCGGCCAGCTTCATTGAGGAGGACGTGGTGGACTTTCCTGATGAGCTGGACACGTCCTTCTTTGCGAGA GATGGACTGATGCAGGAGGAGATGTCAACATTTCATGACGAGGTGTTCGAGTCTCCTTCTGACTCTACCACCAAGGACGTGGACAGCAAGCAGCTGGACGAATCAGAGCTGACTGGCAGCGCGCTAGACAAGAATGAACTCGAGAGGAGTCATCTGATGCT ACCTCTAGAGAGAGGCTGGAGAAAGGCCAAGGAGGGAACCCCTGCGCCACCCAAAGTCCggctgaaacaggaagtggtcaGCGTAAGCGGGCAGAGACGAGGGCAACGGATTGCTGTGCCTGTCAAGAAGCTCTTTGCACGAGAGAAACGGCCATATGGGCTTGGCATGGTGGGCAAGCTGACCAATCGGACGTACCGCAAACGCATAGACAGCTATGTGAAAAGGCAGATCGAGGATATGGACGATCACAG GCCTTTCTTTACCTACTGGATCACGTTTGTCCACCTACTCATTACTATTCTGGCTGTATGTATTTATGGCATAGCACCCGTGGGCTTCTCTCAGCATGAGACAGTTGATTCT GTTTTAAGAAATAAAGGTGTCTATGAGAATGTCAAGTATGTGCAGCAGGAGAACTTTTGGATTGGACCAAGTTCG GAGGCTCTGATCCATCTGGGAGCCAAATTCTCACCCTGTATGCGACAGGACCAGGAGGTGCATGATCAAATCCAGCAGAAACGTGAGATTGAGCGTAACTCGGCCTGCTGTGTGCGCAACGACCGCTCGGGCTGCCTGCAGACGACTGAGGAAGAGTGCTCG aGCACACTGGCTGAGTGGGTGAAGTGGCCCCTTCATCCCAGCACTCCACAACTGGACGGCAGACCTCGCAAATATGGCTCTGTTTGCCATCAGGACCCCAG GATTTGTCTGGAGCCAGCCTCTGTAGCACCTCACGAGTGGCCTGATGACATCACTAAGTGGCCG ATCTGCACCAGGTACAATACTGGCAATCACACTAACCTGCCCCACATTGACTGTACGATCACTGGCCGGCCATGCTGTATTGGAACTAAAGGAAG GTGTGAGATCACATCACGGGAATACTGTGACTTCATGAAAGGCTCTTTCCACGAAGAGGCAACACTGTGTTCACAA GTACACTGTATGGATGATGTTTGTGGCCTGCTGCCCTTCCTGAACCCAGAGAAACCTGATCAGTTCTACCGCTTatggctctctctctttttacatGCTGG GATTTTGCACTGCCTGGTTTCAGTGGTATTTCAGATGACAATCTTGAGAGATATAGAGAAGTTGGCTGGTTGGCTGCGTATCTCCATCATCTACATCCTGAGCGGCATCACGGGGAACCTGGCCAGTGCCATCTTCCTGCCCTACAGAGCCGAG GTGGGTCCTGCAGGATCGCAGTTTGGCATATTGGCATGCCTTTTCGTGGAACTCTTTCAGAGCTGGCAGATCCTGGCACAGCCATGGCGGGCATTCACTAAACTGCTGTGTGTGGTGCTATTCCTCTTTGCCTTTGGCCTGCTGCCCTGGATTGACAACTTTGCCCACATCTGCGGCTTTGTGTCAGGTTTCTTTCTGTCGTTTGCTTTCCTGCCCTACATCAGCTTCGGCCGCATGGACATGTACCGCAAGCGCTGCCAGATCCTCGTCTCGCTCACACTCTTCCTGGGCATCTTCTCTGGTTTTGTGGTGCTCTTTTATGTCCGTCCCATCAAGTGTGAGTGGTGCGAGCTGCTCACCTGCATTCCCTTGACAGACAAGTTTTGTGAGAAGTATGACCTGAATGCCCATCTCCACTGA
- the rhbdf1a gene encoding inactive rhomboid protein 1 isoform X2, which translates to MAEPRRDSTSSLQRKKPPWLKLTIPTAQMSLDEPPTFVQPVKRQGFLRSVSMPVETTHFASPTHDLFDHRRPPLQHQTSITQTIKRGTADWFGVSKDGDATQKWQRKSLRHCSLRYGKLKPHVVRDMELPSQDNISLTSTETPPPLYVPTSQHGIPKIVDPLARGRAFRMVEEVDGYSVPHTPITPGATSLCSFTSSRSGLNRIPRRRKRESVAKMSFRAAAALVKGRSFKESTLRRVHRRSFTPASFIEEDVVDFPDELDTSFFARDGLMQEEMSTFHDEVFESPSDSTTKDVDSKQLDESELTGSALDKNELERSHLMLPLERGWRKAKEGTPAPPKVRLKQEVVSVSGQRRGQRIAVPVKKLFAREKRPYGLGMVGKLTNRTYRKRIDSYVKRQIEDMDDHRPFFTYWITFVHLLITILAVCIYGIAPVGFSQHETVDSVLRNKGVYENVKYVQQENFWIGPSSEALIHLGAKFSPCMRQDQEVHDQIQQKREIERNSACCVRNDRSGCLQTTEEECSSTLAEWVKWPLHPSTPQLDGRPRKYGSVCHQDPRICLEPASVAPHEWPDDITKWPICTRYNTGNHTNLPHIDCTITGRPCCIGTKGRCEITSREYCDFMKGSFHEEATLCSQVHCMDDVCGLLPFLNPEKPDQFYRLWLSLFLHAGILHCLVSVVFQMTILRDIEKLAGWLRISIIYILSGITGNLASAIFLPYRAEVGPAGSQFGILACLFVELFQSWQILAQPWRAFTKLLCVVLFLFAFGLLPWIDNFAHICGFVSGFFLSFAFLPYISFGRMDMYRKRCQILVSLTLFLGIFSGFVVLFYVRPIKCEWCELLTCIPLTDKFCEKYDLNAHLH; encoded by the exons ATGGCTGAGCCCAGGCGAGACAGCACCAGCAGCCTACAGAGGAAGAAGCCACCATGGCTCAAACTGACCATTCCGACTGCTCAGATGTCTCTGGACGAACCGCCCACCTTTGTCCAG CCTGTGAAGAGGCAGGGGTTTCTCCGCAGTGTCAGCATGCCTGTCGAAACGACTCATTTTGCGTCCCCAACGCATGACCTTTTTGATCATCGACGACCTCCACTGCAGCACCAGACCTCCATCACACAGACTATTAAGAG GGGCACAGCAGACTGGTTTGGGGTTAGCAAGGATGGCGACGCCACACAGAAATGGCAGCGAAAGAGCCTGCGCCACTGCAGTCTGCGCTACGGTAAGCTGAAGCCTCATGTGGTCCGGGACATGGAACTTCCCAGCCAGGACAACATCTCTCTGACCAGTACGGAGACACCACCACCTCTCTATGTACCTACATCCCAGCATGGGATACCAAAG ATCGTGGACCCATTGGCGCGTGGTCGGGCCTTCcgcatggtggaggaagtggaCGGATACAGTGTGCCCCATACGCCCATCACACCTGGTGCCACCTCTCTCTGCTCCTTCACCAGCTCCCGATCCGGCCTCAACCGGATACCTCGCCGACGCAAGCGTGAGTCCGTGGCCAAGATGAGCTTCAGGGCAGCGGCTGCCCTTGTCAAG ggACGCTCATTCAAAGAAAGCACTCTGCGGCGGGTTCACAGACGCAGCTTCACCCCGGCCAGCTTCATTGAGGAGGACGTGGTGGACTTTCCTGATGAGCTGGACACGTCCTTCTTTGCGAGA GATGGACTGATGCAGGAGGAGATGTCAACATTTCATGACGAGGTGTTCGAGTCTCCTTCTGACTCTACCACCAAGGACGTGGACAGCAAGCAGCTGGACGAATCAGAGCTGACTGGCAGCGCGCTAGACAAGAATGAACTCGAGAGGAGTCATCTGATGCT ACCTCTAGAGAGAGGCTGGAGAAAGGCCAAGGAGGGAACCCCTGCGCCACCCAAAGTCCggctgaaacaggaagtggtcaGCGTAAGCGGGCAGAGACGAGGGCAACGGATTGCTGTGCCTGTCAAGAAGCTCTTTGCACGAGAGAAACGGCCATATGGGCTTGGCATGGTGGGCAAGCTGACCAATCGGACGTACCGCAAACGCATAGACAGCTATGTGAAAAGGCAGATCGAGGATATGGACGATCACAG GCCTTTCTTTACCTACTGGATCACGTTTGTCCACCTACTCATTACTATTCTGGCTGTATGTATTTATGGCATAGCACCCGTGGGCTTCTCTCAGCATGAGACAGTTGATTCT GTTTTAAGAAATAAAGGTGTCTATGAGAATGTCAAGTATGTGCAGCAGGAGAACTTTTGGATTGGACCAAGTTCG GAGGCTCTGATCCATCTGGGAGCCAAATTCTCACCCTGTATGCGACAGGACCAGGAGGTGCATGATCAAATCCAGCAGAAACGTGAGATTGAGCGTAACTCGGCCTGCTGTGTGCGCAACGACCGCTCGGGCTGCCTGCAGACGACTGAGGAAGAGTGCTCG aGCACACTGGCTGAGTGGGTGAAGTGGCCCCTTCATCCCAGCACTCCACAACTGGACGGCAGACCTCGCAAATATGGCTCTGTTTGCCATCAGGACCCCAG GATTTGTCTGGAGCCAGCCTCTGTAGCACCTCACGAGTGGCCTGATGACATCACTAAGTGGCCG ATCTGCACCAGGTACAATACTGGCAATCACACTAACCTGCCCCACATTGACTGTACGATCACTGGCCGGCCATGCTGTATTGGAACTAAAGGAAG GTGTGAGATCACATCACGGGAATACTGTGACTTCATGAAAGGCTCTTTCCACGAAGAGGCAACACTGTGTTCACAA GTACACTGTATGGATGATGTTTGTGGCCTGCTGCCCTTCCTGAACCCAGAGAAACCTGATCAGTTCTACCGCTTatggctctctctctttttacatGCTGG GATTTTGCACTGCCTGGTTTCAGTGGTATTTCAGATGACAATCTTGAGAGATATAGAGAAGTTGGCTGGTTGGCTGCGTATCTCCATCATCTACATCCTGAGCGGCATCACGGGGAACCTGGCCAGTGCCATCTTCCTGCCCTACAGAGCCGAG GTGGGTCCTGCAGGATCGCAGTTTGGCATATTGGCATGCCTTTTCGTGGAACTCTTTCAGAGCTGGCAGATCCTGGCACAGCCATGGCGGGCATTCACTAAACTGCTGTGTGTGGTGCTATTCCTCTTTGCCTTTGGCCTGCTGCCCTGGATTGACAACTTTGCCCACATCTGCGGCTTTGTGTCAGGTTTCTTTCTGTCGTTTGCTTTCCTGCCCTACATCAGCTTCGGCCGCATGGACATGTACCGCAAGCGCTGCCAGATCCTCGTCTCGCTCACACTCTTCCTGGGCATCTTCTCTGGTTTTGTGGTGCTCTTTTATGTCCGTCCCATCAAGTGTGAGTGGTGCGAGCTGCTCACCTGCATTCCCTTGACAGACAAGTTTTGTGAGAAGTATGACCTGAATGCCCATCTCCACTGA